Within Eremothecium cymbalariae DBVPG#7215 chromosome 3, complete sequence, the genomic segment ATCTTGACCTGCAAATAAAAAGGCATCTTTAGAAGAATACCCAAGCTTCACAGAGGTGCAATTTCCATTTTCAGTGTTACACCAACCAAATACCCCGAATCTATATCCGTTAAAGTGAGATAGATAGACATTCGAAGTGAGAGGTGTTGAAATTGTGGCGAACAACTGGAACACCAAAGCCAAAGTGGTAGATATCGTTAAGATATATGTTGAAGTTGGCATTTAACTTATATTCTCCATTAGAAAGTAACAGTGTATAGTTGAGTTGCTTTGGTTATTATTCCTGAAGTTTTTAGTTTACGTTAACGATTCATCTGGTTTCACATAGTTGATTATGAGACGTATTACATGATTCTCATAttagaaaattttgaattacCAAAAATGCTTAAATCGGTTTAACATTGCATGCGATGAGCTGAGCAATAGGAGAAGACAACAGGCTGGAAAGGAGTTCctattaattaataaatatctcAATGCCCAAAGAACATAGTAGGATCCATCCTTTTCAACGTAGAACGTCTCAGAAGATTGTGACTTACCAAAACTCACAAGAAattggtgatgatgatgatgatggacTTCCCAAACATTTACCTGAGCCGCTACTAAAGAGAAAGGCTGAGGAACTCCTTGCTATCAGGAAGACCCTTCCTGTGTATCAAAATAGGCATGATATTATGGAATATATGAATAACAATGTGGTTACCGTTTTGATTGGTGAAACCGGTTCTGGTAAATCTACACAAATTCCTCAACTATTACTGGAAGAATGGGGTATTCAAGGCAGAGATGTTAGTATTGCTGTGACACAGCCGCGTAGAGTCGCAGCTATCAGTTTGGCTACCAGAGTATCCCAAGAATACGGTTGTAATGTTGGTACGAAAGTAGGGTACTCTGTTCGGTTTGATAATCGCTCTCACGCTTCGCAGACTAAACTAAAGTATTTGACAGATGGTATGCTGCTGCGAGAATTGATGCAAGATAATAATTTGAAGCAGTATTCGATTGTCATAATTGATGAGGCACACGAAAGAACCATTTTAACAGATCTTATTCTTggatttttaaaacagttGCTGCATACCACTCGGCCTGACCTCAAAATCATTGTCATGTCTGCTACTTTACAAGCAGAAAAGTTTAGTCAGTTTTTCGACAATGCCCCTatattatttgttgaaggaCGTAAATTCCCCGTAGAGATATATTACCTTTCTCATCCTTGCgatgatattgttgatgCTATTATCCGTTGTTGCGTTCAGCTAAATAGTGGAGAGCAATTGGGCGATATTCTGTGCTTCCTGCCAGGccaagaagaaattgataaagCTCTGGGGATTTTAAACAAGATAAGCGAACATATAGATAGTAATATTCCACGTATCACAGCATTGCCGCTTTATGCTGCATTACCACCAGTCGAGCAGGCGAAAGTTTTTCAGCCTCTGAAGGGTTTTAAGAGAAAGGTCATATTGGCAACTAACATTGCAGAAACCTCTGTCACCATTAGTGGCGTCAAATATGTCATCGATAGTGGTCTGCGTAAATGTAAAGTTTGGAGACACCAGTTAGGTCTGGCTACCTTGCTTACCGTTCCCATATCCAAGGCAAGCGCCTGGCAACGAACTGGGCGTGCTGGTAGAGAAAGCTCTGGTAAATGTTTTCGGTTATATACGGAAGAAGATTATAATAAGTTACTAAACCAAGGCGAACCAGAGGTTGCGAGATGTGATATAACCGCTCCATTACTAATGTTAAAACAATTGGGTATTCGCGACCTTCTGAATTGGTTTTGGTTGGAGTATCCAGGAAAAGATTCCATTGTACAAGGTTTGCAAGAACTTTACATGCTTGGTGCTCTCGATGATAGTGGAATGATTACTGAGAACGGTTATAAAATGGCATTACTTCCTCTAGCACCGCATCTTAGTAGAGTTTTACTTGAAGCTCACAAAAGCGATTGCCTATCTAGTGTCCTAGATATTGTTTCTTGTTTATCAGTGGAGAATTTGGTTATGAATCCACCCCCTGAATCTAGAGACGACGTCAATGCACGAAGAATGGCCCAATGCCCGTTGGGGGTTCATTATGGGGATTTAGTCATGCTCAAGGAGTTATATACCCAATATCTTTCCTTAAGTTCCTCAAAAGAACGCCAAACATGGTGTGCACAACTGTGCATATCCAGTCGGGGTTTCCGAAGTGTTGTTAAAGTCAGAGAGCAGTTGCAACGATACGTAAAATCTTTATTACGTTGGAATACAGTCTCGGCTAgtgattttgatgaatcaTCTAATAGAATTAACGAAAAATCAGTGATAAAGGctattttaaaatgttttctAGCTGGGTTCGTTAAGAATACCGCTATTGGTATGCCCGATCGTTCATATAGAACAACCAATCACGGGGAACTCATTAGTATTCATCCTTCTTCACTATTGTGTTCTGCTACATTTTCCAATGACAGCATAAGATGTCCAGCAATACTATATACTGAGTATGTCTTCACTACAAAAGGCTATGCAAGATGTGTTAGCCGTCTAGAGTTAGAGTGGTTACAAGATTTACGCCCCACAGCATTAAACAAGCAAGCTGTCTAACACTTTATCTTAACGTCATCTCATCTAACGGTTTTATATCTTTAAGATTGTTTTGTAAATGTATAGAGATAATTCCTTGCGATTTGTCCCATTTGGACCGCCAAGGAGACAACTTTTTTCACTTCCTCGAGATATCGTTAAGTGACGTCATTTGGTCCAACAAAGAAATCGGAGTAGGAATCCTTGTCGCCGTTAGGTGATTATATAAGCATGATATTACGTACGTTTTTCATAGTGCTTGAAAGTCCCTCCTAGGGCAATCTCATGCCAATAGGAAGCCAAACCCAAAGGCAATATCAGTATCAAAGAGCAACTAAGGAAGCCTGAGATAATAGAGGTCACATCATCTCGTGCAAAATCCGTTAAAGGACGGTCTTAACTACCAGTGATGTTAATTAtttataattatttaaCATATATCACTAGGGCAGGAAGGGAAATGCTAAAATTAattagaaatatattataatttggatttggattttgatatttaaatttgaGTAAGAAATAAGGTTGAAATGACATTTATAAGTAAGTGTTTTTCAAGAACCTCCACTGGAGGCTTGTCTGGTAATAATTTAAGGTTGGCGGTAACAATCACTGCGGTTATAGGATTTTCACTTTTTGGATATGATCAGGGTCTCCTAGCTGGTTTAATTAATGGAGAAAAGTTTAATGAAGAGTTTCCTGCGACGTTAGAAAAAAATGAGAACGATAGACATTCAACAGTAATACAAGGTGCGGTAACTTCTTGCTATGAAATTGGATGCTTCTTTGGATCGTTGTTTGTCATGATATGGGgagaaagaattggaagaaagCCGCTAATTATCTTCGGATCTTTGTTAACGATTGTAGGTGCCATTATTTCTACCTCGGCTGTACGTGACCATTGGGGACTAGGTCAGTTTGTGGTTGGTAGAGTTATAACCGGCCTTGGCACTGGTTTAGATACCTCGACTATTCCGGTGTGGCAGTCGGAGATGTCGAAACCTGAAAACAGGGGACTGTTGGTTAATTTTGAGGGATCTGTCATTGCACTTGGAACAATGATTGCATACTGGATTGACTTTGGTTTATCGTACGTCGATTCTAGCTTCCAATGGAGATTTCCTGTCGGTATGCAAATAGCATTTGCAATTTTGCTGTTTATTTGTATTATCCAATTACCAGAATCTCCACGTTGGTTACTATCACATGGGAGAAGAGAGGAATCTAAAGATATTTTGAGTAATCTAGATAATGTAGCTCCTGATGATGACTATATTGTAGCAGAATTAGCGGCTATGGAAGATGCTATAAATAGAAAGGAGTTTGAAAATAAATCTTTCGCAGCTGCCCTAACTAATGGTAAGGgacaaaatcttcaaagaaCACTGATTGCATGTTCGGCacaattttttcaacagtttACCGGTTGTAATGCTGCAATTTACTACTCTACTGTACTATTCAATAAGACTATTAAGTTGGATCACCGTCTTTCGTTAATTTTAGGAGGTGTATTTTCTACCGTCTATACTTTATCTACAAttccttctttctttttgataGAAAGCTTTGGCAGAAGAAAGTTATTTCTAGTCGGAGCTCTTGGACAAGGTATCTCTTTTCTCATCACCTTTGCATGTTTGATTAATGATACTAAGGAAAATGCAAAAGGTGCAGCGGTTGGGTTATTcttatttatttgtttctttggtATGACTATTTTGTCTCTTCCATGGATATATGCACCAGAAATCGCCTCTACAAGGGTCCGTTCGATGACAAATGCAATGTCAACCTGCACCAATTGGCTCTGTAACTTTGCTGTAGTTATGTTCACGCCTATTTTTATCCAACAATCCAGATGGGGATGCTACCTATTTTTTGCCATTATGAACTTCCTGTATATTCCTGTTATCTATTTCTACTATCCTGAGACTGCAGGTAGGACCCTCGAAGAGATTGATATCATCTATGCTAAGTCCCACGTCGATGGTACTCAAGCCTGGAAAGTAGCAGATGCCTTACCTAAACTGACTTTAGAGGAAATTGAGCAATATGGTAATTACTTTGGTTTTTCCCAGAGCTCATCATCGTCTCCTAATGATATGGAGACCAGCAAAGAGAGATTTAATCATATCGAAAGGACTATTTCTGGTGCAAATGGAGACTCGCCCAGTTATGAGTGATAAAATCATGTATGGGAAATGAAGTAGATTGTGCACGTAGCATTCATTAATTAAAGTCGTCAATTGCTAAATCAAACCAAGTATATTTAGTAAAAAGCCCATAAATAACTAATAATGTTAGCCCTTCTGCAGCTTTAAGGCCGCTTAATTATTACTGCGTCATATCCTCTCGTTTGGAAAGAATCTGGCACATGTGCGGGTAATGGCATCAACCCAAGATTCGTGAGTCAGCTAACAGGAAGCATCGTCGAAGAAACGAATACATATTCGTACTACTAAACAGATCACGCTTCCTTACAATCTGTTATTCAGGTTCTTCGATCCGTGAGGGTATACAAAATAGTTATCGACTATCAAACTTTCATAAACAATGAAAGCTAGTTTACAGATTTGCAAAAGAGCTATGAACACAGTAGACAAGTATTCACTTTATGTTCCAAAGTCAGGTGTCTTCCCAAAGTGTCTTAAAGTGGCCTCCATAGCCTCTGGgatcaaaaaaaatggaaatttAGATTTGGGtataattttgaatacaCATGAATCCTTAAATGGCGCTTCTCTTGCGGGTGTTTTCACAACTAACAAATTCCAAGCTGCACCTGTTGTAGTATCAAAAAATGTTCTTGAGCAGCAACAAGGACACAATATCAATGCCATTGTGATTAATTCTGGATGCGCAAATGCTGTAACGGGTGAAGTTGGGATGCATGATGCTCGTGATATGGTTCAATCAGTGAATTCCCACATCGGTCGCGCTAATTCCACTTTAGTTATGTCTACTGGTGTAATTGGTCAATTGTTGCCGATGGAAAAAGTCAAGAATGGAATTGATAAAATGTTTCTAAGAAAAGGTTCTACCTTTGGTGAGGATTATTCTTCTTGGTTGAATTTAGCGAAATCGATTACTACCACAGATACTTTCCCTAAGATTATTAGTTCTCGCTTTACCCTACCAAATGGGGTTCAATATACTCTGACAGGAATTGCCAAGGGAGCTGGTATGATATCTCCAAACATGGCAACATTGTTGGGAGTCATTTGCACCGACCTTCCAATTTCCCCTTCTGCATTGCAAAGCATGTTATTGCATGCGACATCACGTTCTTTCAACTGTATATCTGTTGATGGTGATATGAGCACCAATGATACCCTCTATATGATGGCTAATGGTGCTATAGAAACTGATATTATCACTGAATCTAGTCCATATTTCAACTCCGTCCAAGAGAAAGTAGTCGATTTTTCACAGAAATTGGCACAATTAATAGTTCGTGATGGTGAAGGTGCCACGAAGCTTGTCACTGTTAATGTGCGGAACTCACTAAACTTTGAGGATGCAAAAGTAGTTGCGGAAAGTATATCAAATTCGATGCTGGTTAAAACAGCGTTATATGGAGAAGATGTCAACTGGGGTAGAATATTGTGTGCTATTGGATATGCCAAGTTGGGTGATGTTAGATCATTGGATGTAACAAAACTAAAGGTGTCTTTTGTAGCAACGGACAATTCGGAGCCTAACGAACTAGTACTGATTGAAAATGGAGTTCCCCAGGTGAATATCAACGAGTCAAGGGCCTCCGAAATCCTTGCATTACCGGACATAAAAATTGTGGTTGATTTGGGCACCGGGAAGGAAGAGTGTAACTTTTGGACATGTGATTTATCTCACGAATACGTTACAATCAATGGAGACTACCGTTCTTAAAGCTTATAATATATAGCTTCTTATTACAGGTTTTTCGAAATTTAAATACGTACTGCGTTTGATTATTtgtttataaaatatatattaagtTCACTATTCATTAAGCGGAATATTCACTTTGTCGCTAAGGAAGTCTGCTAGTTTATGTGGATCCAATACAACAGTTTTGAAATACTGACGTTTAGGCAGCAATTTCAACACGTCTATAATCTCTAACGGAATTGCTTCATTATGCTCTTGcctttgtttcttcaatacACCATTTTGCTCTCCAGAAATATCTGCACTTTTTAGATTTCTCTTGAGGCCATTATGGCCGACAACAGGTATGTCATATTCATAACTCAAGTACGGAAGTTCTAATTGCTTAAGGAGATTTTCTCCTTGAACCTGATACCGATCAGTAAACACATGGATCTTTTCAGTTTGAGGAAACTTTTCGAAAAATCGCTTCTCCAATTCGTACACATTATTCAAATTACCGAATTTCGATTCATAGTTTATAACTTTCCTGTATATTTCCTTCAACTGGTCTAAATCGTATATCTTATCAATACAAGTCTCAAAGAGAGATTTTATCTGTGCATCCTGCCTAACTAAGATTAGGAAATCCAAGTATTTGTTGATATACTCCCCGTTATCCTGAAAGTATCTAAGACCCACTTCCAGTACATTGCAGGCAGTTTTATAGTCGCTGTTATTATGAAATTCCAAATACGCATTTTCAACGTAAATTTCATGTGTCAAGCTTTTCTTTAGCTTCCGACACTTTTTGAAGACTTTTCTTGCAGAAGAAAGGCCAgatattcttttcatcGTGGTCATGTAAACGCAATATATAAAAGTTAATTTTCGTGTTTGCTCATATATTGGTATAGGATCCATTGAAGTGTCAGTCAGTATTTGTAAATCCATTGAAACCCGATCTATACAACCTTGAAAGCATTCTTCTAGTTCCGCTAATTTATTACTCAATTCCAAGTACTCTGCCAACTTAAACATTAACACAGTTGATCCTGGATTACATTTAACTGCCATCTCTAAAAGTTTCTCGCTGCCCTCTTTGACGTACATTGCATAATTGAACCATATTTCAGGAGAAAAACACATATGCTGAATCGCCTGTCTGTACACATAATCTATCCTCTGGTTATAAATCTCATCTGGGAGCTCTAGCCTATTCTCAGTTTCCCACTGAATCCATCTCAGCCATATTTGTAATTGCTTTGTATCATAATTTCCGGGAAGAGGCAAGTTCTGTAATGTCGTTTGGTTCAACTTAGTAGGCAAAGATCTTCTTAAACCTTTAGTTAAGTGTGACCATTCTTGATACACAGATCTGGCATTCATATATCCTGCAGAGAGTTCACCTATATATTTTCTTGCCGTTAATTGGTTTACTTCTTGCTCCCATTGTGTGTATTTTTCCCAATACTTTTCCAACGATTCCACTGGTAAACACAACAACCTCTTGTACAAGTTCCTAATTAACTCAATTCTCTGTTGTTCCTCCCATTTACTTACCGGTTTCCAATGCTCTAAAAAGTGCAAGTATTCTTGCCAAAATTGGGTCGACCGCGGTTCAAATTTAGCACATTTATCCATTACTACGTCGAATGCCTTTAAAACAGTAGCGCGAGCTTCTTCACCCC encodes:
- the DHR2 gene encoding RNA helicase (similar to Ashbya gossypii ADR140C), which codes for MPKEHSRIHPFQRRTSQKIVTYQNSQEIGDDDDDGLPKHLPEPLLKRKAEELLAIRKTLPVYQNRHDIMEYMNNNVVTVLIGETGSGKSTQIPQLLLEEWGIQGRDVSIAVTQPRRVAAISLATRVSQEYGCNVGTKVGYSVRFDNRSHASQTKLKYLTDGMLLRELMQDNNLKQYSIVIIDEAHERTILTDLILGFLKQLLHTTRPDLKIIVMSATLQAEKFSQFFDNAPILFVEGRKFPVEIYYLSHPCDDIVDAIIRCCVQLNSGEQLGDILCFLPGQEEIDKALGILNKISEHIDSNIPRITALPLYAALPPVEQAKVFQPLKGFKRKVILATNIAETSVTISGVKYVIDSGLRKCKVWRHQLGLATLLTVPISKASAWQRTGRAGRESSGKCFRLYTEEDYNKLLNQGEPEVARCDITAPLLMLKQLGIRDLLNWFWLEYPGKDSIVQGLQELYMLGALDDSGMITENGYKMALLPLAPHLSRVLLEAHKSDCLSSVLDIVSCLSVENLVMNPPPESRDDVNARRMAQCPLGVHYGDLVMLKELYTQYLSLSSSKERQTWCAQLCISSRGFRSVVKVREQLQRYVKSLLRWNTVSASDFDESSNRINEKSVIKAILKCFLAGFVKNTAIGMPDRSYRTTNHGELISIHPSSLLCSATFSNDSIRCPAILYTEYVFTTKGYARCVSRLELEWLQDLRPTALNKQAV
- the STL1 gene encoding glucose-inactivated glycerol proton symporter STL1 (similar to Ashbya gossypii ADR139C) yields the protein MTFISKCFSRTSTGGLSGNNLRLAVTITAVIGFSLFGYDQGLLAGLINGEKFNEEFPATLEKNENDRHSTVIQGAVTSCYEIGCFFGSLFVMIWGERIGRKPLIIFGSLLTIVGAIISTSAVRDHWGLGQFVVGRVITGLGTGLDTSTIPVWQSEMSKPENRGLLVNFEGSVIALGTMIAYWIDFGLSYVDSSFQWRFPVGMQIAFAILLFICIIQLPESPRWLLSHGRREESKDILSNLDNVAPDDDYIVAELAAMEDAINRKEFENKSFAAALTNGKGQNLQRTLIACSAQFFQQFTGCNAAIYYSTVLFNKTIKLDHRLSLILGGVFSTVYTLSTIPSFFLIESFGRRKLFLVGALGQGISFLITFACLINDTKENAKGAAVGLFLFICFFGMTILSLPWIYAPEIASTRVRSMTNAMSTCTNWLCNFAVVMFTPIFIQQSRWGCYLFFAIMNFLYIPVIYFYYPETAGRTLEEIDIIYAKSHVDGTQAWKVADALPKLTLEEIEQYGNYFGFSQSSSSSPNDMETSKERFNHIERTISGANGDSPSYE
- the ARG7 gene encoding glutamate N-acetyltransferase (similar to Ashbya gossypii ADR138C), which produces MKASLQICKRAMNTVDKYSLYVPKSGVFPKCLKVASIASGIKKNGNLDLGIILNTHESLNGASLAGVFTTNKFQAAPVVVSKNVLEQQQGHNINAIVINSGCANAVTGEVGMHDARDMVQSVNSHIGRANSTLVMSTGVIGQLLPMEKVKNGIDKMFLRKGSTFGEDYSSWLNLAKSITTTDTFPKIISSRFTLPNGVQYTLTGIAKGAGMISPNMATLLGVICTDLPISPSALQSMLLHATSRSFNCISVDGDMSTNDTLYMMANGAIETDIITESSPYFNSVQEKVVDFSQKLAQLIVRDGEGATKLVTVNVRNSLNFEDAKVVAESISNSMLVKTALYGEDVNWGRILCAIGYAKLGDVRSLDVTKLKVSFVATDNSEPNELVLIENGVPQVNINESRASEILALPDIKIVVDLGTGKEECNFWTCDLSHEYVTINGDYRS
- the RNA14 gene encoding cleavage polyadenylation factor subunit RNA14 (similar to Ashbya gossypii ADR137W), with the protein product MSGNETPDMVKAKSGSPSSGGSSSNTLPARPTLRDRDPNDIENKLKDQIEEQPTQIPLYLELIRYYISKQQLSEVRNLFSQLHDLFPLESFLWTIHLNWELEQDEFTQVETLLARCLSGDLANNDLYLWSTYLGYVRKKNNLITGGEEARATVLKAFDVVMDKCAKFEPRSTQFWQEYLHFLEHWKPVSKWEEQQRIELIRNLYKRLLCLPVESLEKYWEKYTQWEQEVNQLTARKYIGELSAGYMNARSVYQEWSHLTKGLRRSLPTKLNQTTLQNLPLPGNYDTKQLQIWLRWIQWETENRLELPDEIYNQRIDYVYRQAIQHMCFSPEIWFNYAMYVKEGSEKLLEMAVKCNPGSTVLMFKLAEYLELSNKLAELEECFQGCIDRVSMDLQILTDTSMDPIPIYEQTRKLTFIYCVYMTTMKRISGLSSARKVFKKCRKLKKSLTHEIYVENAYLEFHNNSDYKTACNVLEVGLRYFQDNGEYINKYLDFLILVRQDAQIKSLFETCIDKIYDLDQLKEIYRKVINYESKFGNLNNVYELEKRFFEKFPQTEKIHVFTDRYQVQGENLLKQLELPYLSYEYDIPVVGHNGLKRNLKSADISGEQNGVLKKQRQEHNEAIPLEIIDVLKLLPKRQYFKTVVLDPHKLADFLSDKVNIPLNE